The following are from one region of the Mesorhizobium sp. B4-1-4 genome:
- the phnF gene encoding phosphonate metabolism transcriptional regulator PhnF, which produces MQKEGINLWRQIGETLADEITNGVLSPGTRVPAAPDLALRFGVNRHTVLRALAHLQDEGLVRIERGRGAFVVDNPILYRMGARTRFEENLTGLNKVPGRELTALVNLPAPKLVAESLAIPLGETVTLVSLLGDADGIPLSYSHNYFPTFRLPGIREAFQTAVEQKRQRMSITACLKKVGVADFRRKSVRVRSRQPTADEARHLQMPPTESVLELIVINVDQSDVPIIFAETCFCSSRVEFVMDM; this is translated from the coding sequence ATGCAGAAAGAAGGAATCAATCTGTGGCGGCAGATCGGCGAAACGCTGGCAGACGAGATCACCAACGGCGTCCTATCGCCCGGCACGCGCGTGCCTGCAGCTCCCGACCTTGCGTTGCGTTTTGGCGTCAATCGCCACACCGTACTAAGGGCCCTCGCCCATCTTCAGGATGAAGGCCTCGTGCGTATCGAGCGCGGCCGCGGCGCCTTCGTCGTCGACAATCCCATCCTCTACCGAATGGGCGCCCGCACTCGTTTTGAAGAAAACCTAACCGGCCTAAACAAGGTACCGGGCCGCGAACTGACCGCGCTCGTCAACTTGCCGGCCCCCAAACTTGTGGCTGAAAGCCTTGCCATCCCACTCGGCGAAACGGTAACTTTGGTAAGCCTGCTTGGCGATGCAGACGGCATCCCGCTGAGCTATAGCCATAACTACTTCCCAACCTTCCGGCTCCCGGGCATTCGTGAAGCATTTCAGACGGCAGTGGAACAAAAAAGGCAGCGTATGTCGATCACCGCCTGTCTAAAGAAAGTGGGCGTAGCCGATTTCCGGCGGAAATCGGTGCGGGTCCGCTCTCGCCAGCCGACTGCCGACGAAGCCCGACATTTGCAAATGCCGCCGACCGAGAGCGTCCTGGAACTGATCGTCATAAATGTCGACCAGAGCGACGTCCCGATCATCTTTGCCGAGACCTGCTTCTGCTCCAGTCGCGTCGAATTCGTCATGGATATGTAA
- a CDS encoding alkaline phosphatase family protein: protein MASFSHKFLIVSFDGLRPDLIDSVQTPNIARLQRLGATLAAQRTVYPSETRVAFPSLVTGATSSRHGMVGNKYVDRATVPQRYVDTADAILLDRINRESGGALMSAATLGEILGRAGRSMAVLATNTPGTTRFFHHKAEEFGHIRLSGHFPEACTPGDVLAEVEQRFGSLPPVPPQGEPDIEAQTLITSIFLDYLWPKHAPDVTVLSYGEPDTASHFNGTGGVKTRQAIAHCDAEFGRLLDWWEAEGMAAGVQIIALSDHGHITAHTRVSVAGSLKASGFAPAAAPGAGVDVVVVPGQVGALYLADRSPNQITRLVETLIEQPWAGPIFTAAKNEVEGLAPGSFASHLVFADHARAPDVYFAFRADDSVDEFGLIGGTFYDNDRRPGLGVHGGLHPKELASVGIVAGSAFLGKGHVSAVPSGICDIAPTILSLTGMAIPDSMTGRTLTEVLAGGVRSVDISVVGAPQVFETGLNGYSQQLRRTNVGGTVYLDGGWGASEAVSHAGAGLERA from the coding sequence ATGGCTTCCTTTTCTCACAAATTTCTAATTGTTAGCTTCGATGGTCTACGGCCTGACCTGATTGACTCGGTTCAGACGCCCAATATTGCCCGATTGCAGCGGCTTGGCGCAACCCTTGCGGCACAGCGTACCGTTTATCCGAGCGAAACCCGGGTGGCCTTCCCGAGCTTGGTCACCGGTGCGACCTCCAGCCGCCATGGCATGGTCGGAAACAAATATGTCGACAGGGCCACAGTGCCGCAGCGTTATGTCGATACCGCCGATGCCATCCTGCTTGATCGCATCAACCGCGAGAGCGGCGGTGCGCTGATGAGCGCCGCGACGCTCGGCGAGATCTTGGGACGGGCCGGCAGGAGCATGGCGGTCCTGGCTACCAACACGCCGGGAACCACCCGCTTTTTCCATCACAAGGCTGAGGAGTTCGGCCATATCCGCCTGTCGGGGCATTTTCCAGAAGCCTGCACGCCAGGTGATGTGTTGGCGGAGGTTGAGCAGCGTTTCGGCTCCCTGCCACCGGTGCCGCCGCAAGGCGAGCCAGATATTGAGGCCCAGACGCTGATCACTTCGATATTCCTCGATTATCTGTGGCCGAAGCATGCGCCGGATGTAACCGTCCTTTCTTATGGGGAGCCGGATACAGCCTCGCATTTCAACGGCACGGGCGGAGTTAAAACTCGCCAGGCAATTGCCCATTGCGATGCCGAGTTCGGCCGGCTGCTCGACTGGTGGGAAGCCGAGGGAATGGCCGCCGGCGTCCAGATCATTGCGCTGTCCGATCACGGTCACATCACCGCTCATACGCGGGTTTCGGTCGCCGGCAGTTTGAAAGCTTCCGGCTTCGCCCCGGCCGCGGCACCGGGGGCGGGCGTGGATGTCGTCGTCGTGCCGGGGCAGGTCGGTGCGCTCTATCTCGCTGACCGTTCGCCGAACCAGATCACCCGATTGGTCGAAACGCTGATCGAGCAGCCTTGGGCCGGCCCGATCTTTACGGCCGCAAAGAACGAAGTTGAAGGCCTGGCGCCGGGCAGCTTCGCCAGCCATCTGGTCTTTGCCGATCATGCACGAGCGCCGGACGTCTACTTCGCCTTTCGCGCCGACGATAGCGTGGACGAATTCGGGCTGATCGGCGGTACATTCTACGACAATGACAGGCGGCCGGGTCTTGGCGTCCACGGCGGCCTGCACCCAAAGGAGCTTGCCTCCGTCGGTATCGTCGCGGGCTCGGCGTTCCTGGGCAAGGGCCATGTCTCCGCCGTGCCCTCTGGCATCTGTGACATCGCCCCGACCATCCTATCGCTTACCGGCATGGCCATTCCCGACAGCATGACCGGCAGAACCCTCACCGAAGTGCTCGCCGGCGGCGTCAGGTCCGTCGATATCTCCGTCGTCGGCGCTCCGCAAGTCTTCGAGACTGGCCTGAACGGCTATTCTCAGCAGCTGCGGCGCACCAATGTCGGCGGCACGGTCTACCTCGATGGCGGATGGGGCGCGTCCGAAGCGGTTTCACATGCCGGAGCAGGGCTGGAGCGAGCTTGA
- a CDS encoding ABC transporter substrate-binding protein, protein MSMTIFRAIAISLPVLFSTYAAAEDLNVLYSNAYVLKAPMEVIAKGFEASHPGTKINLSDVKGYSEMTQLMLRAAITGGMPDVAFQGTSFLQLFADRNLAVPLDDFIKTEPDWKNLGYFKSITEIGQINGKTYGIPFAISIPTVYFNGDLVRAAGGDPNNLPKTWDGILKLARKIKAPSGGIYFDYAPTGNWTFIALVQAAGGQMMTPDRKKIAFDGKEGMDALNLLKAIGEAGMKDMSRDQAKQAFAAGSIGILVTSSSDVTLYTQQAAGRFPIIVSQFPVPSDKGRLPAGGNALMVHTKDAAKQKLAWEFIKFATSAQSQTVMATATSYIPISDKAVQDPKLLGDYYAKNLNLLVPVTQLSQINGFFSFPGENSVKITKVIQDQLQAVVTLRRSPEDAMKLMASEAEAMLPKN, encoded by the coding sequence ATGTCCATGACCATATTCAGAGCTATTGCGATTTCACTTCCTGTCCTGTTCTCGACCTATGCAGCCGCCGAGGACCTCAATGTCCTCTATTCGAACGCCTACGTCCTCAAGGCGCCGATGGAGGTGATCGCCAAGGGTTTCGAGGCGAGCCATCCGGGTACCAAGATCAACTTGTCGGACGTCAAGGGCTATTCGGAAATGACGCAGCTCATGCTGCGCGCGGCGATCACCGGCGGCATGCCGGACGTCGCCTTCCAGGGGACGAGCTTTCTGCAGCTCTTCGCCGACCGGAACCTCGCCGTCCCGCTCGACGATTTCATCAAGACGGAGCCGGACTGGAAGAACCTCGGTTATTTCAAGTCCATCACCGAGATCGGCCAGATCAACGGCAAGACCTACGGCATTCCCTTCGCGATCTCGATCCCGACGGTCTATTTCAACGGTGACCTGGTGAGAGCGGCGGGGGGCGATCCCAACAACCTGCCGAAGACCTGGGATGGCATTCTCAAACTCGCCAGGAAGATCAAAGCGCCGAGCGGCGGCATCTATTTCGATTATGCGCCGACGGGCAACTGGACTTTCATCGCCCTCGTGCAGGCTGCGGGTGGCCAGATGATGACGCCCGATAGGAAGAAGATTGCCTTCGACGGGAAAGAAGGCATGGACGCACTCAATCTGCTGAAGGCGATTGGCGAAGCTGGCATGAAGGACATGAGCCGTGACCAGGCAAAACAGGCGTTCGCGGCCGGTTCCATAGGCATCCTGGTGACTTCGAGCTCCGATGTAACGCTCTACACGCAACAGGCTGCCGGCCGCTTTCCTATCATCGTCTCGCAATTCCCCGTTCCCTCGGACAAGGGGCGATTGCCGGCCGGTGGCAACGCATTGATGGTCCATACCAAGGATGCTGCCAAGCAGAAGCTCGCCTGGGAGTTCATAAAGTTCGCCACCAGCGCCCAGTCGCAGACAGTGATGGCCACCGCCACCTCCTATATTCCGATCAGCGACAAGGCAGTGCAGGATCCGAAACTGCTCGGCGATTACTATGCCAAGAACCTGAACCTTCTCGTTCCGGTCACCCAGCTTTCACAGATCAACGGCTTCTTTTCTTTCCCCGGCGAGAACTCTGTCAAGATCACCAAAGTAATTCAGGACCAGTTGCAAGCTGTCGTCACGCTGCGGCGCTCGCCGGAAGACGCGATGAAGCTGATGGCGAGCGAAGCCGAAGCCATGCTGCCGAAGAACTGA
- a CDS encoding PLP-dependent aminotransferase family protein, whose protein sequence is MSSEPISLIRTTPPTPDWLGCEFSKVFVELSNRSDLSTLLRLHKFNGTPEDRRVGSQWLKQRFGAAPDPERIIVTNGTQNALFITLATMVGRGGLLLTERLSYYGFRRLAGFLGIDIKAIDMDGDGALPDAFEAICKTDKPKALFLSPTLHNPTTIIMSRERRLALADIARKYGVILIEDDVYGLLPRNAPPPIAALAPDVTWHATGLAKCVAPGLRLGYLVAPDAAAAAKAFQPFNTTSTWFVSPVSAAIAENWVGNGTGTRILEAVRDEAAARQVIARSILDGASYASKPESLHLWLDLPSGYTQEDFIAACDKRGVILRSGEMFAVSKEQASPAIRIVLGSPRNQEELTQALEGVTAVLKAA, encoded by the coding sequence ATGTCAAGCGAACCAATCAGCCTCATCCGCACCACACCGCCAACGCCCGACTGGCTGGGCTGCGAATTTTCGAAAGTCTTCGTCGAGCTTTCCAACCGCAGCGATCTTTCGACCCTGCTCCGCCTGCACAAGTTCAACGGGACGCCGGAAGACCGGCGCGTGGGCAGCCAGTGGCTGAAGCAGCGTTTCGGCGCGGCGCCGGACCCGGAACGTATTATTGTCACCAACGGGACCCAGAATGCGCTGTTCATCACGCTCGCGACAATGGTCGGCCGCGGTGGCCTGCTTCTGACCGAGCGGCTGAGCTATTACGGCTTCCGCCGTCTCGCCGGTTTCCTCGGCATCGATATCAAGGCGATCGATATGGATGGCGACGGCGCGCTGCCGGACGCTTTCGAAGCGATCTGCAAGACCGACAAGCCCAAGGCGCTGTTTCTGTCGCCGACGCTGCACAATCCGACGACGATCATAATGTCGCGTGAACGCCGGCTGGCGCTCGCCGACATCGCCCGAAAATATGGCGTGATCCTCATCGAGGACGACGTCTACGGTCTCCTGCCGCGCAATGCGCCGCCGCCGATCGCAGCGCTTGCGCCCGATGTCACCTGGCATGCGACCGGACTTGCCAAATGCGTGGCACCCGGCCTACGCCTCGGTTATCTCGTCGCGCCGGATGCGGCGGCGGCCGCAAAGGCCTTCCAGCCGTTCAACACCACCTCCACCTGGTTCGTTTCGCCGGTCTCGGCGGCGATCGCCGAGAACTGGGTCGGGAACGGTACCGGCACCCGCATTCTGGAAGCGGTGCGCGACGAGGCGGCGGCTCGCCAGGTGATTGCCCGTTCGATCCTCGACGGTGCCAGTTACGCGTCAAAGCCCGAATCCCTGCATCTCTGGCTGGACCTGCCGAGCGGCTATACGCAGGAGGATTTCATCGCCGCCTGCGACAAGCGGGGCGTCATCCTGCGCAGCGGCGAAATGTTCGCCGTTTCTAAGGAACAAGCCTCGCCGGCGATCCGCATCGTGCTCGGCAGCCCGCGCAACCAAGAGGAACTGACACAGGCACTGGAAGGCGTCACGGCAGTCTTAAAAGCCGCGTGA
- a CDS encoding TauD/TfdA dioxygenase family protein: protein MVAPASPFLGADVDGIRIRDLVESRDETVVKSLRKALDQFLVLRFRQPALDDDEIVGFASLFGAILSDRKNSEEMASLQPTGRAELKVLSSAFTPDGRPIGDKGTAAQIWHTDGSHRDTPNAYSVLYARKAPDNPPHTGFMSSYTLYEKLSADLKNEISNLRAVFSIHNRSQDLSNFLTGPSLDEERRAEGPRHPLVRLHPTTNRPFLYLPRRRDALIESYSAEQSRYLLERLWAAVFSLDEQWQVALRPNDFVIFDNRAVLHNREGWQSNQERTVFHLALEGEVPIPAFAPRTIGSDGT, encoded by the coding sequence GTGGTCGCTCCAGCGTCACCGTTTCTTGGAGCCGACGTTGATGGGATTCGAATAAGGGATCTCGTTGAGTCACGAGATGAAACTGTAGTGAAAAGCCTTAGAAAGGCGCTCGATCAGTTTCTTGTTTTACGCTTTAGACAGCCGGCTCTCGATGATGATGAAATTGTCGGATTTGCAAGCCTTTTTGGAGCGATCCTTTCGGATAGAAAAAACAGCGAAGAGATGGCGTCCCTTCAGCCAACCGGTAGAGCCGAGCTGAAGGTCTTGTCTAGCGCTTTTACTCCTGATGGCCGCCCGATCGGCGATAAAGGCACCGCTGCGCAGATTTGGCACACCGATGGCTCGCACCGCGACACGCCAAATGCATATTCGGTACTTTACGCTCGCAAGGCCCCCGACAATCCGCCGCACACCGGTTTTATGAGCTCATACACATTGTATGAGAAGCTATCTGCGGATCTCAAGAACGAAATTTCCAACCTTCGCGCCGTATTCAGCATTCACAACAGATCCCAAGATCTAAGCAATTTTTTGACCGGGCCATCGTTGGATGAAGAGAGGCGAGCCGAGGGCCCGAGGCATCCTCTTGTGCGGCTTCACCCAACGACGAACCGTCCTTTTCTGTATTTGCCGAGGCGGCGCGATGCTCTGATTGAAAGCTATTCCGCCGAACAAAGTCGATATTTGCTCGAACGTCTTTGGGCCGCCGTTTTTTCGCTCGATGAGCAGTGGCAGGTTGCACTTAGACCGAACGATTTCGTTATTTTTGATAATCGAGCGGTTTTGCACAATCGAGAAGGGTGGCAGTCAAATCAGGAGCGGACTGTGTTTCATCTCGCTCTCGAAGGCGAGGTGCCGATTCCCGCGTTTGCGCCAAGAACCATCGGAAGCGATGGAACGTAA
- a CDS encoding amidohydrolase family protein, whose protein sequence is MAETILPKDAIDAHAHVFTAGLLPRQPAYASTADELFSLAEEAGSRRIVLTQPSFFGFDNGEVLAAAERYPDRVRATVWLPPETSRPELETLKARGVAGLRLPYFYTDLPDWEMFAEMLGVAGRLGLHAELGIPARYVAASLEQLLGFGINIVVEHMGIARSPDDPTSSPDFQALLSAADTGRVWVKLSASSRLPIEQSDWVFAQLLAAFGPKRLVWGSDWPRVSARLHRQMSYADCSRWLVERVLDKETLTDIAVRTPASLYGFDDQ, encoded by the coding sequence ATGGCCGAAACGATCCTCCCAAAAGACGCGATCGATGCCCATGCACATGTCTTCACCGCCGGATTGCTGCCGCGGCAGCCGGCCTATGCTTCGACCGCCGATGAATTGTTCTCGCTGGCTGAAGAGGCAGGCTCACGGCGGATCGTGCTGACGCAGCCGAGCTTTTTCGGCTTTGACAACGGCGAGGTCCTGGCGGCGGCGGAACGATATCCGGACCGCGTCCGGGCGACTGTCTGGCTGCCACCCGAAACCTCAAGGCCAGAGCTTGAAACACTGAAGGCGCGCGGTGTCGCGGGCCTGCGCCTTCCGTATTTCTACACCGACCTGCCGGATTGGGAGATGTTTGCGGAGATGCTGGGCGTTGCAGGCAGGCTCGGCCTCCACGCCGAACTCGGCATTCCCGCACGGTACGTCGCTGCGAGCCTCGAACAACTGCTTGGCTTCGGGATAAACATCGTCGTCGAGCATATGGGCATTGCGCGAAGCCCGGACGATCCGACCTCGAGCCCGGATTTCCAGGCTCTCCTGAGTGCAGCGGATACGGGCCGCGTCTGGGTGAAGCTCTCGGCTTCTTCGCGCCTGCCGATCGAGCAGTCCGATTGGGTGTTCGCGCAACTACTCGCCGCCTTTGGACCGAAGCGCCTCGTCTGGGGATCCGACTGGCCTCGCGTCAGTGCCCGGCTTCATCGCCAGATGAGTTACGCGGATTGCTCCCGCTGGCTGGTCGAGCGAGTGCTCGACAAGGAGACTCTGACGGACATCGCTGTCCGGACGCCGGCGTCGCTCTACGGTTTCGACGATCAATAG
- a CDS encoding M28 family peptidase: protein MDGLPAKKTSHVMNTETELDKWLSLVDIANAWDLVLAFSNQPRCLPDDVRDGAQQIIRRLSAWGIPVDVHDAEIFLSIPMSASVCLKEGARLTAKAAVFSHHIPEGITAPTVYVPAPVAETRAARMHRNYADISAGHIHGKIVVSEGFASPGKVMEFERKGAAGFVAVNPGARSHWGSCTSIWGSPGVFEMPDRPGIPVGAVNSVDGLPLIARAAAGEPIMLKTEMAEGWHRQPVPVVEILGETEPEKFVLLHGHYDSWEVGVGDNATGAAALLEIARVLHQAPRRPRRSVRIAWWPGHSTGKFAGSTWYADNFALELDEGCVAQINCDSPGCRWASEYSELAWTAEAEAYVKTSIKRTTGLEASGGRPHRGADYSFSSIGITGLLQQSSIIPADIRRAKGLYAVGGCGGNIEWHTEADLLDVADRSNLERDTKMYLATVLGIADAQVLPFDWRAAVASCLAALERYEEAAKGWCDLSAIRTALETLSAQLERFYLAVVDGTIPVKPANSLINSLARLLIPVDYSSVAQFQQDRALPVPSLPGLAPVTACANADDMTKAAARVTIIRQQNRICANLRDAIALADDVLRMHQVVETRPRSNTSARG from the coding sequence GTGGACGGTCTTCCCGCTAAAAAAACGAGCCACGTAATGAATACCGAAACTGAACTCGACAAGTGGCTGTCTCTGGTCGATATCGCCAATGCTTGGGATCTGGTGTTGGCGTTCTCCAACCAACCCAGATGCCTGCCCGACGATGTAAGAGATGGCGCTCAGCAAATTATCCGTCGGCTCTCGGCATGGGGAATCCCTGTCGACGTCCATGACGCCGAGATATTTCTCTCGATACCTATGAGCGCCTCCGTTTGTCTCAAAGAGGGGGCAAGGCTCACCGCGAAGGCCGCAGTGTTCTCCCACCATATTCCGGAGGGGATAACGGCGCCGACCGTCTACGTTCCGGCACCGGTGGCCGAAACACGCGCCGCACGCATGCACCGCAATTACGCCGATATTTCCGCTGGGCATATCCATGGAAAGATCGTCGTTTCAGAAGGTTTCGCATCGCCCGGCAAGGTCATGGAATTCGAACGCAAGGGGGCTGCGGGCTTCGTCGCCGTCAACCCAGGTGCGCGGTCGCATTGGGGAAGTTGTACTTCAATTTGGGGAAGCCCTGGGGTTTTTGAAATGCCCGACAGGCCCGGTATCCCTGTCGGAGCGGTGAACAGTGTCGATGGGCTGCCACTCATTGCGCGCGCGGCGGCTGGCGAGCCAATCATGCTCAAAACGGAAATGGCCGAAGGATGGCATAGGCAGCCAGTTCCAGTAGTCGAAATCCTCGGCGAGACCGAGCCGGAGAAATTTGTACTCCTGCATGGGCATTACGATTCCTGGGAAGTTGGGGTGGGCGACAATGCTACGGGTGCCGCAGCCCTCCTAGAAATCGCCCGTGTCCTGCACCAGGCACCAAGAAGACCGAGGCGATCGGTACGAATCGCATGGTGGCCCGGACATTCGACAGGCAAATTCGCGGGCAGCACCTGGTATGCAGACAATTTCGCGCTTGAACTTGACGAGGGATGCGTCGCCCAAATCAATTGTGACAGCCCGGGGTGCCGCTGGGCAAGCGAATACAGCGAACTTGCATGGACGGCGGAGGCCGAAGCCTACGTTAAGACATCGATAAAGCGTACGACCGGATTGGAAGCAAGTGGAGGGCGCCCACATCGCGGTGCGGATTATTCCTTCTCAAGCATAGGAATCACCGGGCTCCTTCAGCAGAGTTCGATCATCCCCGCGGATATTCGGCGGGCGAAAGGCCTTTATGCGGTAGGCGGGTGCGGAGGCAACATCGAGTGGCACACCGAAGCTGATCTTCTCGATGTGGCGGACAGATCGAACCTCGAACGTGATACGAAAATGTACCTGGCTACTGTCCTGGGCATCGCCGATGCGCAGGTCTTGCCATTTGATTGGCGCGCCGCAGTCGCTAGCTGCCTTGCCGCGCTCGAGCGGTACGAAGAGGCCGCCAAAGGGTGGTGCGACCTCTCTGCGATCCGCACTGCGCTCGAAACTCTCAGCGCTCAACTTGAGCGCTTCTATCTTGCGGTGGTCGATGGCACGATTCCTGTCAAACCGGCGAATTCACTCATCAACAGCCTGGCGCGCCTTCTCATACCGGTAGACTACAGTTCGGTCGCGCAATTTCAGCAGGATCGGGCGCTTCCCGTGCCATCCCTGCCAGGTCTGGCCCCCGTCACTGCTTGCGCCAATGCCGACGACATGACCAAAGCGGCGGCGCGGGTGACGATTATCCGCCAGCAGAACCGGATTTGCGCCAACCTCAGGGACGCAATCGCTCTGGCAGACGATGTTTTGCGAATGCACCAAGTCGTCGAAACTAGGCCTCGGTCCAATACAAGTGCGAGAGGATGA
- a CDS encoding ABC transporter substrate-binding protein → MHTLKALLSASLLALVGAAATQAAENVTISLAHANHPEVYQAVANEFMKQNPDIQIKLQPAANDYDQLLQTLLRGNITHELPDVAFQSVNRIDVLTDNKMAQPIDKFLPGEADLEGQGYSSSLVDTCRFNGLTYCLPFAISIPIIYYNPELVKQAGGDPEHFPTNWEGIIDLAKKIDALSDKTLGIYFSYYNHSSNWTTTALITSLGGKLLSADGKSITFDSPAGMEMLQLMHRFGEAGQLDISLDQARQAFAAGTLGILSTSSSHLAKLEQQAASQFKLETAPWPMSENGRLPAGGNGIFMFTKDPVKQVAAWKFIKFATGPVGQTIMVKDTGYTPVNTIALNEPELLGDYYKQNPNQRTAASEVRFITRWDAFAGANGLKASNVFRDYVQSVVSLKRTPEEVMPKMVRDIAKLMPN, encoded by the coding sequence ATGCACACCTTAAAAGCCCTCCTCTCTGCGTCGCTCCTCGCCTTGGTCGGCGCGGCTGCCACCCAAGCCGCCGAGAACGTGACTATTTCCCTTGCCCATGCCAATCATCCGGAAGTCTACCAGGCCGTTGCCAACGAATTCATGAAGCAAAACCCTGACATTCAGATCAAACTCCAGCCCGCCGCCAACGATTATGACCAATTGCTTCAGACACTTCTGCGCGGCAACATCACTCACGAGCTTCCGGATGTAGCGTTCCAGAGCGTGAATCGTATCGACGTTCTGACAGACAATAAGATGGCACAGCCGATTGACAAATTCCTCCCAGGCGAAGCCGACCTCGAAGGCCAAGGCTATTCGTCGTCACTTGTCGATACCTGTCGCTTCAATGGCCTGACCTATTGCTTGCCCTTCGCCATTTCAATTCCGATCATCTACTACAACCCAGAGCTGGTAAAGCAGGCTGGGGGAGATCCAGAGCACTTCCCCACGAATTGGGAAGGGATCATTGACCTTGCCAAGAAAATCGACGCGCTCTCCGACAAGACACTCGGAATCTATTTCAGCTACTATAACCACAGTTCGAACTGGACAACGACAGCCCTGATCACAAGCCTAGGTGGCAAGCTGCTGAGCGCAGACGGCAAGTCGATCACGTTTGATAGTCCCGCAGGGATGGAAATGCTGCAGCTTATGCACAGATTCGGCGAGGCCGGCCAGTTGGATATTTCCCTCGATCAGGCCCGTCAGGCATTTGCAGCTGGCACTCTCGGGATCCTTTCGACCTCCAGCAGCCATCTGGCCAAACTTGAGCAGCAGGCAGCCAGTCAATTCAAGCTCGAGACGGCACCTTGGCCGATGTCCGAAAACGGCCGTCTTCCCGCAGGTGGCAATGGCATTTTCATGTTTACCAAGGACCCCGTCAAGCAAGTAGCCGCTTGGAAGTTCATCAAGTTCGCAACCGGTCCCGTAGGGCAGACAATCATGGTCAAGGACACCGGCTATACTCCCGTAAATACCATCGCTCTTAATGAGCCAGAGCTGCTCGGGGACTATTACAAGCAGAACCCGAACCAGCGCACTGCAGCAAGCGAAGTCCGTTTCATTACTCGTTGGGATGCTTTCGCGGGCGCGAATGGTCTCAAGGCCTCTAACGTCTTCCGGGATTACGTGCAGTCTGTTGTTTCACTGAAGCGCACGCCCGAGGAAGTCATGCCCAAGATGGTGCGCGACATCGCCAAGCTTATGCCGAACTGA
- a CDS encoding succinylglutamate desuccinylase/aspartoacylase family protein, which translates to MTNTATRVWTDVNLEKEGVQHGYLRVPHSTNDSGYGWIPVPISVVRNGDGPSVLLMAGNHGDEYEGQVLLMKFLRNAPIEKIRGRIIILPGVNAPAVAAGHRVSPIDGGNLNRLFPGDPNGTPTQMIAHFIDSILLPEVRYCFDFHSGGYSSEYIPAAHLVAPDEPALREEAIGFLKAFAMPNSILIEGLMGGDLRLLGSCRRLGVGHMSTELGGAGAFSVDAFRSAESGLPRLLRHVGVLAGDGHEDVPPVSQFYRRHPARDFVYALATGVFEPYVKLGQTVADGDVAGAIHFTETPWREPEIVRFKMGGTVLKRRAPARTKIGDCLFTTGTRLDN; encoded by the coding sequence ATGACGAACACAGCAACCCGAGTGTGGACCGACGTGAATCTTGAAAAGGAGGGCGTTCAGCATGGCTATCTGCGCGTTCCCCATTCTACCAACGATTCCGGTTATGGCTGGATCCCTGTTCCAATTTCAGTTGTCCGCAACGGTGATGGGCCGAGCGTCCTCCTGATGGCGGGCAACCATGGGGACGAATATGAGGGCCAGGTTCTTCTGATGAAGTTCCTGCGCAATGCACCGATCGAAAAGATAAGGGGCAGAATCATCATCTTGCCGGGCGTAAATGCACCCGCGGTTGCCGCGGGACATCGCGTATCACCGATTGACGGGGGGAACCTTAACCGGTTGTTCCCCGGAGACCCGAATGGCACCCCGACCCAGATGATCGCGCATTTCATTGACAGTATCCTTTTGCCCGAGGTTCGCTACTGTTTTGACTTTCATTCTGGGGGATATTCTTCCGAGTATATCCCGGCGGCGCACCTAGTAGCGCCGGACGAGCCTGCGCTGCGCGAAGAAGCAATCGGATTCCTGAAAGCCTTCGCCATGCCGAATTCGATCCTGATCGAAGGTCTGATGGGAGGGGATCTGCGGCTTCTGGGATCATGCCGGCGCTTGGGGGTTGGACACATGTCGACCGAGTTGGGCGGTGCTGGAGCGTTTTCAGTGGATGCATTTCGCTCGGCCGAAAGTGGATTGCCACGCCTGTTAAGGCATGTGGGTGTGCTCGCAGGTGATGGGCACGAAGACGTTCCACCTGTTTCGCAATTCTATCGGCGCCATCCCGCCCGAGACTTTGTCTACGCGTTAGCGACGGGTGTGTTTGAGCCTTACGTCAAACTCGGTCAGACGGTTGCGGACGGCGATGTTGCAGGGGCGATCCATTTTACCGAAACACCTTGGCGGGAGCCCGAAATCGTCAGGTTTAAGATGGGCGGAACCGTCCTCAAGCGTCGTGCGCCAGCACGTACCAAGATCGGTGATTGTCTGTTCACTACGGGCACGCGCCTGGACAATTGA